A genomic window from Triticum urartu cultivar G1812 chromosome 7, Tu2.1, whole genome shotgun sequence includes:
- the LOC125524246 gene encoding putative transcription factor bHLH041, which produces MDSVFALAAVPRALVLERAAARVPGCLYLCLWAPVTAQLPSSHLFCLDAWIGGGGARARASFEAYRGALCAVVSGCVPGWAYREGRAYVELPEPDLTASASLQVQQQFYHEAGTKMAVFMGCESGEIEIGLSTTSVAAAAVADHVHQSFLEDLLQLPPTGLSSSSSPVPSLSIGSPEYSSLIRAMATPVAAAGEPSTRPPMMQASPLAGLLAPMAEADDYALMAQAMLAVTPSSGPSSTSTLPPPPCPPWLASHRSSPRRTTAFKPYRAALSPRARPRPGAPGQRMMKACISLLASVHTATRNRTELATARHEGSSAPSTTSQLHHVISERRRRERLNDSFQTLRALLPPGSKKDKANVLASTTEYMARLVSQVSQLREKNLQLEARLGLNQSPGFDPSGKTVEVEVTTGASTSTSATPGQQSREVSVRVTVRAECDMSDLLTPLLARLKDAGCFAVLSVEARQQSSALARASLTLRIAEAGDDAVDATRLEEALAKVVEDAVTKTPPPVPPPRSP; this is translated from the exons ATGGACTCCGTCTTCGCGCTCGCGGCCGTGCCCCGGGCGCTCGTCCTGGAGCGCGCGGCGGCGCGCGTCCCCGGCTGCCTCTACCTCTGCCTCTGGGCGCCGGTGACCGCCCAGCTCCCGTCCAG CCATTTGTTCTGCTTGGACGCGtggatcggcggcggcggtgctcgcGCACGGGCGAGCTTCGAGGCGTACCGGGGAGCGCTCTGCGCCGTCGTAAGCGG GTGCGTGCCGGGGTGGGCGTACAGGGAGGGCCGCGCGTACGTGGAGCTGCCGGAGCCGGACCTGACGGCGTCGGCGTCGCTGCAGGTGCAGCAGCAGTTCTACCAT GAAGCCGGCACGAAG ATGGCGGTGTTCATGGGCTGCGAGAGCGGCGAGATCGAGATCGGGCTGTCGACTACAtcggtggcagcggcggcggtggcggaccACGTGCACCAGTCCTTCCTGGAGGACCTCCTCCAGCTGCCGCCGACAGGGCTGTCGTCCTCGTCCTCCCCCGTGCCGTCACTCTCCATCGGGAGCCCGGAGTACTCCTCTCTCATTCGCGCAATGGCGACGCCGGTAGCAGCGGCGGGCGAGCCATCCACGCGGCCACCGATGATGCAGGCGTCGCCGCTGGCCGGCTTGCTCGCGCCGATGGCCGAAGCCGACGATTATGCCTTAATGGCGCAGGCAATGCTCGCGGTCACCCCCTCCTCCGGTCCGTCGAGCACCTCCACGCTGCCGCCTCCGCCGTGTCCGCCCTGGCTGGCCAGCCACCGCTCGTCGCCGCGGCGGACGACGGCGTTCAAGCCGTATCGCGCGGCGCTCTCGCCAAGGGCGCGGCCGCGGCCAGGCGCGCCGGGGCAGAGGATGATGAAGGCGTGCATCTCCCTCCTGGCGAGCGTGCACACGGCAACGCGCAACCGGACGGAGCTCGCCACGGCGCGCCACGAGGGCAGCAGCGCGCCGTCCACCACCAGCCAGCTGCACCACGTGATCTCGGAGCGGCGCCGGCGCGAGCGGCTCAACGACAGCTTCCAGACACTCAGAGCTCTGCTCCCTCCCGGTTCCAAG AAAGACAAGGCCAACGTCCTCGCGAGCACGACGGAGTACATGGCGAGGCTGGTATCCCAGGTGTCCCAGCTCAGAGAGAAGAACCTGCAGCTCGAAGCGCGGCTCGGCCTGAACCAGAGCCCAGGCTTTGACCCCTCGGGGAAAACGGTGGAGGTGGAGGTGACCACCGGGGCGTCGACGTCGACGTCGGCGACGCCAGGTCAGCAGTCGCGGGAGGTGAGCGTGCGGGTGACGGTGCGGGCGGAGTGCGACATGTCGGACTTGCTGACCCCGCTGCTCGCGCGGCTCAAGGACGCCGGGTGTTTCGCCGTGCTGTCCGTGGAGGCGAGACAACAGAGCAGCGCGCTTGCACGGGCCAGCCTCACATTGCGGATCGCG GAGGCTGGCGACGACGCCGTCGACGCGACACGGCTCGAGGAAGCTCTGGCGAAGGTCGTCGAGGACGCGGTGACGAAGACGCCGCCGCCGGTGCCACCCCCAAGGTCGCCGTAG
- the LOC125524248 gene encoding histone deacetylase 2, giving the protein MSSSSAAAGASVPGATPADALRRNRIISSKLYFDVPGSKAPVVYSTAYDIAFLGIEKMHPFDSSKWGRICRFLTKEGHLEKNRVVEPLEASREDLLVVHTEAYLNSLKSSFRVAAIVEVPPLTLIPNWLVQQRLLYPFRKQVGGSILSAKLALERGWAINVGGGFHHCSAEEGGGFCAYADITLCIQFAFVRLDISRVMIIDLDAHQGNGHEKDFAHDGRVYILDMYNAGIYPFDHAAKRYIDQKVELVSGTETDDYLDQLDKALKVAQTRFQPQLIIYNAGTDILDGDPLGNLKISPEGVVIRDEKVFRFAKDQNIPLVMMTSGGYMKSSARVIADSITNLSQKDLIQLGSQPD; this is encoded by the exons ATGTCCtcgtcgtccgccgccgccggcgcctCCGTGCCGGGGGCCACGCCGGCGGACGCCCTCCGCCGCAACCGTATCATCTCCAGCAAGCTCTACTTCGACGTGCCGGGCTCCAAG GCTCCGGTGGTCTACTCCACGGCGTACGACATCGCCTTCCTCGGCATCGAGAAGAT GCACCCGTTCGATTCCTCCAAATGGGGCCGCATATGCAGGTTCCTCACCAAAGAAGGCCACCTGGAGAAGAACCGAGTGGTGGAGCCATTGGAGGCTTCCAGGGAAGACCTGCTGGTG GTTCACACGGAGGCATACTTGAACAGCCTCAAGAGCAGCTTCAGGGTTGCAGCCATTGTAGAG GTTCCTCCATTAACGCTCATTCCTAATTGGCTCGTACAGCAAAGGCTACTGTACCCCTTCCGGAAACAG GTGGGTGGGTCCATTTTATCAGCTAAACTTGCGCTTGAGAGAGGATGGGCGATTAATGTCGGTGGAGGGTTTCACCATTGTTCGGCGGAGGAAGGGGGTGGATTTTGTGCATACGCTGATATTACGCTCTGCATTCAGTTTGCGTTTGTCCGTCTGGATATTTCAAG AGTAATGATCATAGATCTGGATGCTCACCAAGGAAATGGTCATGAGAAGGATTTTGCTCATGATG GAAGGGTTTACATTTTGGACATGTACAATGCTGGAATTTATCCGTTT GATCATGCTGCTAAGCGATATATTGATCAGAAAGTTGAGTTAGTT AGTGGGACAGAAACAGATGATTACTTGGATCAGCTTGACAAGGCTTTGAAG GTCGCCCAAACTAGATTCCAGCCCCAGCTTATTATTTATAATGCTGGGACAGACATCCTGGATGGTGATCCATTGGGCAACTTGAAG ATAAGCCCTGAAGGTGTGGTTAtcagagatgagaaggtgttcaGATTTGCAAAAGATCAGAACATTCCACTTGTCATGATGACATCAG GAGGCTACATGAAGTCGAGCGCACGTGTAATCGCAGATTCGATTACCAATCTCTCACAGAAGGACTTGATACAGCTAGGTAGCCAGCCAGACTAA
- the LOC125524247 gene encoding uncharacterized protein LOC125524247, with translation MAISRPRSRGVPLIPLLLLILLAPLIYSVSRLRLSWAPERELGMPPPALPKRPDRLVLGPAAGQGRPDRLQCQGLKAVNKISLSSEPGEHVSFVTVFTTYSSDPAGAGKRSSDVVTVGKHFYSKEERSMAILNTFISFIQVSMPKSNVIILTDPKSKLSINQGKASILPIEGNYSRGNLMLQRIKSYIAFLELKLEEVDRVNCVRHFVFTDSDMAVVEDLGHIFTSYPHWHLALTFRNNKGQPLNSGFVAVRGTRDGISKAIDFFNEVLKAYNLKYMKASRMLGDQLALAWVVKSYLPSAFGKFSRHETFTGEVNGASVLFLPCEVYNWTPPEGAGQFHGMPLDVKVVHFKGSRKRLMLEAWDFYNSTSQLSDMLCLILKSGRTKYDF, from the exons ATGGCGATCTCGAGGCCCCGAAGCCGCGGCGTCCCCCTCATCCCGCTGCTGCTCCTCATCCTCCTCGCGCCGTTAATCTACTCCG TTTCCAGGCTGCGCTTGAGCTGGGCGCCGGAGAGGGAGCTGGGCATGCCGCCTCCCGCTCTGCCGAAGCGTCCCGACCGCCTCGTGCTCGGCCCTGCCGCCGGCCAGGGCCGCCCCGATCGCCTCCAGTGCCAAG GACTTAAAGCTGTGAATAAGATAAGCTTGTCAAGTGAACCGGGAGAGCATGTTTCTTTTGTTACAGTATTCACAACCTATAGTTCTGACCCAGCTGGGGCTGGCAAACGGTCATCGGATGTTGTAACTGTTGGAAAGCATTTTTATAGCAAGGAGGAAAGGTCCATGGCCATTCTTAACACTTTCATCAGCTTCATACAG GTGTCAATGCCAAAAAGCAATGTGATAATATTGACTGATCCTAAATCCAAGTTGTCAATAAATCAAGGGAAGGCCTCAATACTGCCTATCGAGGGAAATTATTCTCGGGGCAACCTGATGCTTCAGAGGATCAAGTCCTACATT GCCTTTCTAGAGCTAAAACTTGAGGAGGTTGACCGTGTGAACTGTGTTCGTCATTTTGTTTTCACTGACTCTGATATGGCAGTGGTTGAGGATCTTGGACATATCTTCACGAGCTATCCTCATTGGCACCTTGCTCTTACTTTTCGTAATAACAAAGGCCAACCCTTGAACTCTGGATTTGTAGCGGTGAGAGGGACCAGAGATGGCATCTCTAA GGCTATCGACTTCTTCAACGAGGTTCTTAAAGCATACAATCTAAAGTATATGAAGGCGTCCCGCATGCTTGGTGATCAGTTAGCACTGGCATGGGTTGTGAAGTCTTATCTACCATCAGCCTTTGGGAAGTTTTCTAGGCATGAAACATTTACTGGTGAAGTCAATGGAGCATCTGTTCTGTTTTTGCCTTGTGAAGTTTAtaattggactccacctgagggTGCTGGACAGTTTCATGGTATGCCCTTGGATGTTAAG GTTGTCCATTTCAAAGGTTCAAGAAAGCGTTTGATGCTCGAGGCATGGGATTTCTACAATTCAACCTCTCAATTATCTGATATGTTGTGCCTAATCTTGAAGAGTGGCAGAACAAAATATGACTTCTGA
- the LOC125524249 gene encoding putative protein phosphatase 2C 24, protein MEAPPQIRQTLSEISSRTHAALRIAVGIRLGSLPPSAAAGREDVASYAASLARQLQPRARRSNPTTGAALRMSAASCYLPEHDEDAHFFHAGVIGVADGVGGCRLEGLDAAAFSRGLMASALSEVVASSSAAPPPPGGVCPYALLEKAYQQTTASGTPAASTAVIVSLAGRVLRWAYVGDSGFAVFRDGRILHRSQPQQCYFNCPFQLSSDSDDSNKVSDAAVGEIAVEEGDVVVVASDGLFDNVFDAMLEKIVQSGQALSFTPKNMADIIASQAYAAARRTQDTPFSVAAREHGRNKTGGKKDDTTVVVAFIESRDMA, encoded by the coding sequence ATGGAGGCGCCGCCGCAGATCCGCCAAACCCTAAGCGAGATCAGCAGCCGGACCCACGCGGCCCTCCGGATCGCCGTGGGCATCCGCCTCGGGAGCctgccgccctccgccgccgctgGCCGCGAGGACGTCGCGAGTTACGCCGCCTCCCTGGCGCGGCAGCTGCAGCCGCGCGCGCGGCGGAGCAATCCCACCACGGGCGCGGCCTTGAGGATGAGCGCCGCGTCGTGCTACTTGCCGGAGCACGACGAGGACGCGCACTTCTTCCACGCCGGCGTCATCGGCGTCGCGGACGGCGTCGGGGGATGCCGCCTGGAGGGCCTGGACGCCGCCGCGTTCTCGCGCGGGCTCATGGCGAGCGCCCTGTCGGAGGTCGTGGCGTCctcctccgccgcgccgccgccgccgggcgGCGTCTGCCCCTACGCGCTGCTGGAGAAGGCGTACCAGCAGACGACCGCGTCCGGCACGCCGGCGGCGTCCACGGCCGTCATCGTGTCGCTCGCCGGCAGGGTCCTCAGGTGGGCGTACGTCGGCGACAGCGGCTTCGCCGTGTTCCGCGACGGCCGGATCCTGCACCGGTCGCAGCCGCAGCAGTGCTACTTCAACTGCCCGTTCCAGCTCAGCTCCGACTCCGACGACAGCAACAAGGTCAGCGACGCGGCAGTGGGCGAGATCGCCGTGGAGGAAGGAGACGTGGTGGTGGTCGCGTCCGACGGGCTCTTCGACAACGTGTTCGACGCGATGCTGGAGAAGATCGTGCAGTCGGGCCAGGCGCTCAGCTTCACGCCGAAAAACATGGCCGACATCATCGCCAGCCAGGCTTACGCCGCGGCGAGGCGTACCCAGGACACGCCCTTCAGCGTCGCCGCCCGGGAACACGGACGGAATAAAACCGGAGGGAAGAAGGACGACACCACCGTCGTCGTCGCCTTCATCGAGTCTCGGGACATGGCATGA